A portion of the Geoalkalibacter ferrihydriticus DSM 17813 genome contains these proteins:
- a CDS encoding Cache 3/Cache 2 fusion domain-containing protein codes for MRIGVRVTGLAILPILLTALVAAGVALYQKQEVQRFFAREIERHAHSEAQKIAQDVYLMCRAAQEATQITINSNLRVAEFVLDQAGAISFAPPMTVWDAIDQYTHRQTQIALPRMLVGGRWLGRNDSFDLPSPIVDEVRDLVGGTVTLFQRMNQRGDMLRVATNVADAAGRRALGTYIPAQTAEGLADPVVAALLRGETFQGRAFVVNAWYVTAYQPIWNDAETEVVGALYVGVKQESLESLRRGIMDIVVGKTGYVYVLGGTGEQRGTYIISQDGLRDGESLWDEVDAAGHHFIREIVERALRLQKSAKNARIPVDFARYPWLNPGEEKARYKVVAIAYYEPWDWVIGAGYYETDLKDSQFRLQAAMTGMGYWIGLTALLMMLLAVPAGYFVAGGIRNRIDSILTSVAEILIVTDSHGRIVLLSKPAEELLGASLRQVIHQPFEQVISHPQLREHLVGALEKGRGGTRFDVELHDGTASRIMEGRTSLIQTRVGTAVGMIFILHDVTGERAMNRMKSEFICTAAHELSTPLSSIIGYSDLLLNEKGLPAETRQEALAYINKKAWALSRIVNDLLDLTRIELGREIPIEKEKKDIRELLREIEVFGRNLTQKHDFVLELPDDPLELTIDSGKMEQALENIVSNSIKYSPGGGTIRISGHGEADGVLIEVADQGIGMTAEQRRRIFERFYRADTSTTAVDGTGLGMSIVKHVIEGHGGRVWVESQRGKGTQVFVKLPWEEEERGTELS; via the coding sequence ATGAGGATCGGGGTCAGAGTCACCGGGTTGGCCATTCTGCCGATCCTGCTCACGGCGCTGGTAGCGGCGGGCGTCGCGCTCTACCAGAAGCAGGAGGTGCAGAGATTCTTCGCCCGAGAAATCGAGCGCCACGCCCATAGCGAAGCGCAGAAGATCGCTCAGGACGTCTATCTCATGTGCCGCGCGGCTCAGGAGGCGACCCAGATCACAATCAACAGCAATCTGAGGGTGGCCGAATTCGTCCTCGACCAAGCCGGGGCGATCAGCTTCGCCCCGCCCATGACAGTCTGGGATGCCATTGATCAATACACTCACCGACAAACTCAAATCGCCCTGCCGCGAATGCTGGTCGGCGGCCGTTGGCTAGGCCGGAACGACTCCTTTGACCTGCCCTCTCCCATCGTCGACGAGGTACGTGACCTGGTCGGCGGCACCGTCACTCTGTTCCAGCGCATGAATCAACGCGGCGACATGCTGCGCGTGGCAACCAACGTTGCCGACGCCGCAGGACGCCGCGCCCTGGGCACCTATATACCGGCACAAACCGCTGAGGGACTTGCCGACCCGGTGGTTGCCGCCCTGCTGCGCGGCGAGACTTTTCAGGGTCGGGCCTTTGTGGTCAACGCCTGGTATGTCACGGCTTACCAGCCCATCTGGAATGACGCCGAAACCGAAGTGGTCGGCGCCCTCTATGTCGGAGTCAAACAGGAGAGCCTGGAGAGCCTGCGCAGGGGCATCATGGACATCGTGGTCGGCAAAACCGGCTATGTTTACGTCCTCGGCGGCACGGGGGAACAGCGCGGCACCTACATTATCTCGCAGGATGGACTACGGGACGGCGAGAGCCTGTGGGATGAGGTCGACGCCGCTGGCCACCACTTCATCCGCGAGATCGTCGAAAGAGCCCTGCGCCTGCAAAAATCCGCCAAGAACGCGCGAATTCCCGTGGATTTTGCGCGCTATCCCTGGCTCAACCCTGGGGAAGAAAAAGCTCGTTACAAGGTCGTGGCCATTGCCTATTACGAGCCCTGGGATTGGGTCATCGGCGCGGGCTATTACGAAACCGATCTCAAGGACAGTCAGTTTCGCCTGCAGGCCGCCATGACCGGCATGGGCTACTGGATCGGACTGACTGCTCTGCTGATGATGCTGCTGGCGGTGCCGGCGGGCTATTTCGTCGCCGGCGGCATCCGTAACCGCATCGACAGCATCCTCACCTCCGTCGCGGAAATCCTCATCGTTACCGATTCCCACGGACGCATCGTGCTGCTAAGCAAACCTGCGGAGGAATTATTGGGCGCCTCCCTGCGCCAAGTAATTCATCAACCCTTTGAGCAGGTAATCTCCCACCCGCAATTGCGCGAACACCTGGTTGGCGCACTTGAGAAGGGCCGGGGCGGCACGCGCTTCGACGTCGAATTGCACGACGGCACGGCATCCCGCATCATGGAAGGGCGCACCTCGCTCATTCAAACGCGTGTCGGCACGGCCGTAGGGATGATCTTCATCCTTCATGATGTCACCGGTGAGCGCGCCATGAACCGCATGAAGAGTGAATTCATCTGCACGGCGGCCCACGAATTGAGCACCCCGCTCTCCTCCATCATCGGCTATTCGGATTTGCTCCTCAACGAAAAGGGCCTGCCGGCGGAAACCCGGCAGGAAGCCCTGGCCTACATCAACAAGAAGGCCTGGGCATTGTCGCGTATCGTCAATGACCTTCTGGATTTAACGCGCATCGAACTGGGCCGCGAGATCCCCATCGAGAAAGAAAAAAAAGACATCAGAGAACTACTGCGTGAAATTGAAGTTTTTGGTCGCAACCTCACACAGAAGCACGACTTTGTTCTTGAACTGCCCGACGATCCGCTGGAACTGACCATCGACAGCGGCAAGATGGAGCAGGCCCTGGAGAACATTGTCAGCAATTCCATTAAATACTCACCCGGCGGCGGCACCATTCGCATCAGCGGGCACGGGGAAGCCGACGGGGTTCTGATCGAGGTCGCCGACCAGGGCATCGGTATGACCGCCGAGCAGAGGCGGCGAATTTTTGAACGATTTTACCGTGCCGACACCTCGACCACCGCCGTCGACGGCACGGGGCTGGGCATGAGCATCGTCAAGCATGTGATCGAAGGCCACGGCGGACGGGTGTGGGTGGAGAGTCAGCGCGGCAAAGGCACCCAGGTGTTTGTCAAGTTGCCCTGGGAAGAGGAAGAACGCGGAACCGAACTGAGCTGA
- a CDS encoding AI-2E family transporter: MDVITNWFRRNFTDQQVIILLALLALGLVVVLMFGRMMVPFFASLVIAYLLEGPVRSLGRLGLPRLAAVLLVFAIFMALLFVGFFWLVPMLIKQVTQLIQQLPSMISEAQAALMALPERYPRLISETQTQEIANTLRAEVVRQAQKLLTVSMASVLGLVTLLVYLVLMPILVFFFLKDKDRILHWMQGFLPQERTLVSTVWREVNSQIGNYIRGKILEILIVWIVSGVTFWLLNLNYAMLLGFLVGISVLIPYVGAAVVTLPVALVASFQWGFDQQFFYVLIAYAIIQLLDGNLLAPLLLSEAVNLHPIAIIAAILVFGGIWGFLGVFFAIPLATLINAIINAWPREALTN; the protein is encoded by the coding sequence ATGGACGTTATCACCAATTGGTTTCGGCGCAACTTCACCGACCAACAGGTCATCATTCTTCTGGCGCTTCTGGCCTTGGGGCTGGTGGTGGTGCTGATGTTCGGGCGGATGATGGTGCCTTTTTTCGCCAGCCTGGTCATCGCCTATCTGCTCGAGGGACCGGTGCGCAGCCTCGGCCGTCTCGGCCTGCCGCGCCTGGCGGCGGTGCTGCTGGTTTTCGCAATCTTTATGGCCCTGCTTTTTGTCGGCTTTTTCTGGCTGGTGCCGATGCTGATCAAACAGGTCACGCAACTCATCCAGCAACTGCCCAGCATGATCAGCGAAGCTCAAGCAGCGCTTATGGCTCTGCCTGAGCGCTATCCACGCCTCATCTCCGAAACCCAAACGCAGGAAATTGCCAACACCCTGCGCGCCGAAGTGGTGCGTCAGGCGCAGAAACTGCTCACGGTTTCCATGGCGTCAGTGCTCGGCTTGGTGACCTTGCTGGTCTACCTGGTACTGATGCCGATCCTGGTGTTTTTTTTTCTCAAGGACAAAGACCGCATCCTGCATTGGATGCAGGGTTTTCTTCCCCAGGAGCGCACTTTGGTCAGTACCGTGTGGCGGGAGGTCAACAGCCAGATCGGCAACTACATCCGCGGCAAAATTCTTGAAATCTTGATTGTCTGGATCGTGTCCGGCGTCACCTTCTGGCTGCTCAATCTCAATTACGCCATGCTGCTTGGCTTTCTCGTCGGTATTTCGGTTCTCATCCCTTATGTGGGGGCCGCGGTCGTCACCCTGCCGGTGGCTCTGGTGGCCTCCTTCCAGTGGGGTTTTGACCAACAGTTTTTCTATGTCCTCATCGCCTACGCCATCATTCAACTGCTTGACGGCAACCTGTTAGCGCCGTTGCTGCTCTCCGAAGCGGTCAACCTGCACCCCATCGCCATCATCGCCGCCATCCTTGTGTTCGGTGGGATCTGGGGATTTCTCGGGGTCTTTTTCGCCATCCCCCTGGCGACCCTGATCAACGCCATCATCAATGCCTGGCCGCGCGAAGCCCTGACCAATTAG
- a CDS encoding M24 family metallopeptidase, with the protein MRITPLAELERRIQSLQGQMGHADLDAVLMVQNADLFYFTGSIQQGALYVPAAGEPLYMVRKDYTRARMECGLKEVVPFRSPKDIPGILADFSRQMPKKIGFELDVLPVAIFQRLQKVFGDAETSDASHLIRTVRAVKSDYEIEIMKDAALMVDRVCQRAKEVIRVGMTDLELAAELEFAARKLGHQGITRMRGFNSELFFGHIFSGADSAAPAFLDAPLGGIGVNPSIGQGASYKRIEPNQPIIVDFAGAFDGYLVDQTRVFCIDGLPEELVRAYDDMVAVEMRLKELARPGAVWGELYDACCAYAAELGHKEHFMGAPGAQVSFIGHGIGVEIDEYPFIARGFKDQVLEEKMTFAFEPKVVYPGLGAVGVENTFWVAPEGLKHLTFTSEELVVL; encoded by the coding sequence ATGCGTATAACTCCCCTTGCCGAACTTGAGCGTCGTATCCAGTCCCTGCAAGGCCAGATGGGCCATGCCGATCTTGATGCCGTGCTCATGGTACAGAATGCCGACCTGTTTTATTTCACCGGCTCAATTCAACAGGGTGCCCTGTACGTTCCGGCCGCAGGCGAGCCTCTCTACATGGTGCGCAAGGACTACACGCGGGCGCGCATGGAATGCGGGCTCAAGGAGGTGGTGCCGTTCCGCAGTCCCAAGGATATCCCCGGGATTCTTGCTGATTTCAGTCGCCAGATGCCGAAGAAAATCGGATTTGAACTCGATGTGCTGCCCGTGGCCATCTTCCAGCGCCTGCAGAAAGTATTCGGGGATGCAGAAACAAGCGATGCAAGCCATCTCATTCGTACCGTACGCGCGGTCAAATCCGACTACGAAATCGAAATCATGAAGGATGCCGCGCTCATGGTCGACCGCGTCTGCCAGCGCGCCAAAGAAGTCATCCGCGTGGGCATGACCGATCTGGAGTTGGCCGCCGAGCTCGAATTTGCCGCGCGCAAGCTGGGACACCAGGGCATTACGCGCATGCGCGGCTTCAACTCCGAGCTGTTCTTCGGCCACATTTTTTCCGGAGCGGACAGCGCTGCGCCCGCCTTTCTCGATGCGCCCCTAGGCGGTATCGGGGTCAATCCGAGCATCGGACAGGGGGCGAGCTACAAACGCATCGAACCCAATCAGCCCATTATTGTTGATTTTGCCGGGGCTTTCGACGGTTACCTGGTCGATCAGACGCGCGTGTTCTGTATCGATGGGCTGCCCGAGGAACTGGTCAGGGCCTATGACGACATGGTCGCCGTGGAAATGCGCCTCAAGGAGCTGGCACGTCCCGGTGCGGTTTGGGGCGAGTTGTACGATGCCTGTTGCGCCTATGCCGCCGAGCTGGGCCACAAGGAACACTTCATGGGCGCCCCAGGTGCTCAGGTGTCCTTCATCGGTCACGGAATTGGGGTGGAGATCGACGAATATCCCTTTATCGCCCGCGGCTTCAAAGACCAGGTACTGGAAGAGAAGATGACGTTTGCCTTTGAACCCAAAGTGGTTTATCCCGGTTTGGGCGCGGTGGGAGTCGAAAATACCTTCTGGGTGGCGCCCGAGGGGCTTAAGCACCTGACGTTCACCAGCGAGGAGTTGGTTGTTCTTTAG
- a CDS encoding sensor domain-containing diguanylate cyclase has product MGWSGKVDEWPAGYLGFSKDIRTIGARAVPEVFSRTDPSVFLLHEDEDLYRRLVNDAPEGILRLDQQGRIDFANAVLRKMLGFEEDDIKGDFLSSFAVGESRELLNAAFEQVTRGGRQKIDLFLQRRDGSAFWGLLSLSPLFEYTGRVRGMVAVLTDITERKQAETQMQRMAFADPLTGLPNRTLLIDRLEQALVTARREGTGVGVAFIDVDRFKQFNDQYGHAAGDALLQMVAGGVRQSLRRSDTVARWAGDEFVVVFPAVHEPGDLLASIHKVQQSCSGPLTLGDREFFCSLSIGVTLFPDDGERGDLLLHRADLAMYRAKREGGGTYRFFRPDLDGLPLEG; this is encoded by the coding sequence ATGGGCTGGAGCGGCAAGGTTGATGAGTGGCCGGCGGGTTATCTGGGTTTTTCAAAAGATATACGCACGATTGGCGCGCGCGCCGTTCCGGAAGTGTTTTCGCGGACGGATCCATCGGTCTTTCTGCTGCACGAAGACGAAGACCTCTACCGACGCCTGGTCAATGATGCGCCGGAGGGAATCCTGCGCCTCGATCAGCAGGGGCGCATTGATTTTGCCAACGCTGTTCTCCGGAAGATGCTCGGTTTCGAAGAAGACGACATCAAAGGCGACTTTCTTTCAAGTTTTGCCGTGGGTGAGAGCCGCGAGTTGCTTAACGCCGCCTTTGAGCAGGTTACGCGGGGCGGCCGGCAAAAAATCGATCTTTTTCTTCAGCGGCGGGACGGTTCGGCATTCTGGGGATTGCTATCGCTGAGCCCGCTTTTTGAATACACCGGCAGAGTCCGCGGCATGGTTGCCGTGCTGACCGATATAACCGAGCGCAAGCAGGCGGAAACGCAGATGCAGCGGATGGCTTTTGCCGATCCTCTCACCGGTCTGCCTAATCGGACCCTGTTGATCGATCGTCTTGAGCAGGCCTTGGTTACCGCACGCCGCGAGGGCACGGGCGTCGGAGTCGCGTTCATCGATGTCGACCGTTTCAAACAGTTCAACGATCAATACGGTCACGCCGCCGGAGATGCCCTGCTGCAAATGGTGGCCGGGGGGGTGCGGCAGAGCCTGCGGCGCAGCGATACGGTCGCACGCTGGGCGGGAGATGAGTTTGTCGTGGTTTTTCCGGCGGTGCACGAACCCGGAGATCTCCTGGCGTCCATCCACAAGGTGCAACAGTCCTGCTCCGGGCCCTTGACCTTAGGCGACCGGGAATTTTTCTGCAGCCTCAGTATCGGTGTGACTCTCTTTCCCGATGACGGTGAGCGTGGCGATTTGCTCCTACATCGCGCCGATCTCGCCATGTATCGGGCCAAGCGGGAAGGGGGCGGAACCTATAGGTTTTTCCGCCCCGATCTCGATGGCCTTCCTCTCGAAGGCTAA
- the traF gene encoding conjugal transfer protein TraF, with product MIRLKKSLVAFAALSCGLAAAPAAAQEFFPVGPRALGMGGAGVAAATDTTAQYYNPAAFGFFNFRDAQGQRFDCDNNDCGRKVWGTDLDAAFGYRLHNEFGKYLDPLSDVDVKQFDDGVQTASELRNLVEVMGNLAGLTDPGNAITADANGGLAARIGHFGFGVRTYLQGTGRVVSVDTENFGVGADFNAQLTNIEGLSGDGNFGYFTQSEQERLLAGDKLTEDNLQAIDLLIREAGISRDQAATLVDLLDAVAANDDPDLTISGNNTTTVALDGFGLMEIPLSYGYALNEHWSLGGSLKFMLGRVYGTQLFVFDTDSGDTLSEIRNDYNTSANFGVDLGLMGRYKYVNFGLVARNINAPKFDGFTKTTTLSNGQTVSTAVKDVRVDPQVRAGVAFIPFTTLTLAADLDLTENDTTFSASKSRYASLGVEWDAFRVLALRAGAYKNLADSDIDWVLTGGLGLNLWAVRLDLAGAMATEKEEFDGRDIPREARLAAMLSVDF from the coding sequence ATGATCAGGTTGAAAAAATCTCTGGTGGCGTTTGCCGCTCTATCCTGCGGCCTGGCCGCGGCCCCCGCGGCAGCCCAGGAGTTTTTCCCCGTCGGCCCGCGCGCCCTGGGCATGGGCGGCGCCGGCGTCGCAGCAGCAACCGACACCACCGCCCAGTACTACAATCCGGCGGCCTTCGGCTTTTTCAACTTTCGCGACGCGCAGGGACAGCGCTTTGATTGCGACAACAACGACTGCGGTCGCAAGGTGTGGGGGACCGATCTCGACGCCGCCTTCGGCTACCGTCTGCACAATGAATTTGGCAAGTATCTGGATCCCCTCTCTGATGTGGACGTCAAACAGTTCGACGACGGGGTGCAGACAGCGAGCGAATTGCGCAACTTGGTGGAGGTCATGGGTAACCTTGCGGGTCTGACCGATCCCGGCAATGCCATCACCGCCGATGCCAATGGCGGCCTTGCCGCGCGCATCGGCCACTTCGGCTTCGGCGTGCGGACTTATTTACAGGGCACCGGCCGGGTGGTGAGCGTCGACACCGAAAATTTCGGCGTCGGGGCCGATTTCAACGCGCAATTAACTAATATCGAGGGACTTTCCGGTGACGGCAATTTCGGCTACTTCACCCAGAGCGAGCAGGAGCGTCTGCTGGCGGGGGACAAACTGACTGAAGATAATCTGCAGGCCATCGACCTGCTGATCCGCGAGGCCGGCATCAGTCGCGATCAGGCTGCAACCCTGGTCGATCTGCTCGATGCCGTGGCCGCCAACGACGATCCCGATCTGACCATTTCAGGCAACAACACAACGACCGTCGCCCTTGACGGTTTCGGCTTGATGGAAATTCCTCTCTCCTACGGCTATGCCCTCAACGAACACTGGTCGCTGGGCGGCAGCCTCAAGTTCATGCTCGGCCGGGTCTACGGCACCCAGCTCTTTGTTTTTGATACGGATTCGGGCGATACCCTGAGCGAAATCCGCAACGACTACAACACTTCCGCCAATTTCGGCGTCGACCTCGGCTTAATGGGGCGCTACAAGTACGTCAACTTTGGCCTGGTCGCGCGCAACATCAACGCCCCCAAATTCGACGGATTCACCAAGACAACCACTCTTTCCAACGGCCAGACGGTGAGCACCGCCGTCAAAGACGTGCGGGTGGACCCGCAGGTGCGCGCCGGAGTGGCCTTTATTCCTTTCACGACACTCACTTTGGCGGCGGATCTTGACCTGACCGAAAACGACACGACCTTTTCCGCCTCCAAGAGCCGCTATGCTTCTCTTGGAGTCGAATGGGACGCGTTTCGCGTTCTGGCCCTACGCGCCGGCGCTTACAAAAATCTCGCCGACAGCGACATCGACTGGGTACTGACCGGCGGGCTAGGGCTCAACCTTTGGGCCGTGCGTCTGGATCTGGCCGGCGCCATGGCCACGGAGAAAGAGGAATTCGACGGCCGCGATATCCCTCGCGAAGCGCGGCTGGCCGCCATGTTGAGTGTCGACTTCTAA
- a CDS encoding SIR2 family NAD-dependent protein deacylase: MTNEEKFRKAAQAIAGARALIITAGAGMGVDSGLPDFRGDHGFWQAYPMYQRLGINFIGAANPAHFERDPAFGWGFYGHRTNLYRQTVPHAGFALLRQWIERFHLEHFVVTSNVDGQFQKAGFAEDVILEVHGSIHHLQCLTPCRTAIWPNREEITLDFETMRAQLVPECIHCGGTARPNVLMFGDYSWLSDRTRQQEHNFDAFLCDHRDVPLVVVEMGAGTAIPTIRHLSEQLGHRYSATVIRINPREAQIGAPHISLSRGSLEALQSIAQELETL; encoded by the coding sequence ATGACCAACGAAGAAAAATTCCGCAAGGCAGCACAGGCCATCGCCGGGGCCCGCGCCCTGATCATTACTGCCGGCGCCGGCATGGGCGTCGATTCGGGATTGCCGGACTTCCGCGGCGACCACGGCTTCTGGCAAGCCTATCCCATGTACCAGCGCCTCGGCATCAACTTTATCGGCGCCGCCAATCCTGCGCATTTCGAACGCGACCCCGCTTTCGGCTGGGGGTTCTACGGCCATCGCACCAATCTCTACCGCCAGACCGTTCCCCATGCCGGCTTCGCCCTGTTGCGCCAGTGGATCGAACGCTTCCATCTGGAACATTTCGTGGTGACCTCCAACGTCGACGGCCAGTTCCAGAAAGCGGGCTTCGCTGAAGATGTCATCCTTGAAGTGCATGGCTCCATTCATCATCTGCAATGCCTCACCCCCTGCCGCACGGCTATCTGGCCCAACCGCGAAGAGATCACGCTGGACTTTGAAACCATGCGCGCCCAGTTGGTCCCCGAGTGCATTCACTGCGGTGGCACGGCGCGGCCCAATGTTCTCATGTTCGGCGACTATTCCTGGCTCAGCGACCGCACCAGACAGCAGGAACACAACTTCGACGCCTTTCTCTGCGACCATCGCGACGTTCCCCTGGTCGTGGTGGAGATGGGTGCGGGCACAGCCATTCCCACCATCCGCCATCTCAGCGAACAACTCGGGCATCGCTATAGCGCCACGGTCATTCGCATCAATCCCCGTGAAGCGCAAATCGGCGCGCCCCATATCTCTTTATCACGCGGCAGCCTGGAAGCCCTGCAGAGCATTGCTCAGGAACTTGAAACTCTTTAA
- the ybaK gene encoding Cys-tRNA(Pro) deacylase, with protein MAKDKTPVTPAVRFLRQESIDFTPRLYAYEEKGGTEVSARELGVDEHAVIKTLIMEDDRKNPLIVLMHGDRQVSTKELARQIGARSITACTPEAAHRHSGYLVGGTSPFATRKAMPVYMEKTISALERIYINGGKRGFLVEIAPADLECLLRPTTVSVAV; from the coding sequence ATGGCTAAGGACAAAACACCCGTCACCCCGGCGGTGCGCTTTCTGCGGCAGGAATCAATCGACTTCACCCCGCGCCTCTACGCCTACGAGGAAAAGGGCGGCACCGAGGTCTCTGCGCGCGAACTCGGGGTCGACGAGCACGCCGTCATCAAAACTCTGATTATGGAAGACGACCGGAAAAATCCGCTCATCGTCCTCATGCACGGCGACCGGCAGGTGTCGACCAAGGAACTGGCCCGCCAGATCGGCGCACGCAGCATCACCGCCTGCACACCTGAAGCCGCCCATCGACACTCGGGTTACCTGGTAGGCGGCACCTCACCTTTTGCGACGCGCAAGGCGATGCCGGTCTACATGGAGAAAACCATCAGCGCTCTGGAGCGCATCTACATCAACGGCGGCAAGCGTGGCTTTCTGGTGGAGATCGCCCCCGCAGACCTGGAATGCCTACTCAGGCCGACCACAGTGAGCGTGGCGGTTTGA
- a CDS encoding rhomboid family intramembrane serine protease yields the protein MTWQHKLKRFLSGGGGSQDLSVARSLIFINLILFTLMALHGTVQGLEMRAIMNPPTQLLIHWGAQFWPFVFNQGEWWRCITYAFTHGGLIHLAFNMVVLYMVGPRLEFEIGKAPFIVLYVFTALTGTLAGLLWHPMTPVVGASGALFGLIGFSVAYYHRIGTSIAIQMRNFFFQWAVFAFIFGLFIGADNAGHLGGAVGGVILGFLMPVSFPGQRRIAPALKGLATVCVVLVALSLGGLVLSWF from the coding sequence GTGACCTGGCAACACAAACTCAAGCGCTTTCTTTCCGGCGGCGGCGGATCTCAGGATCTGTCCGTGGCCCGCTCGCTGATCTTCATCAACTTGATTCTCTTTACCCTCATGGCCCTGCACGGCACCGTTCAGGGCCTGGAGATGCGCGCCATCATGAATCCGCCGACCCAGTTGCTTATTCACTGGGGAGCGCAGTTCTGGCCCTTTGTCTTCAACCAGGGCGAATGGTGGCGGTGTATCACCTATGCCTTTACCCATGGTGGTTTGATTCATCTGGCCTTCAATATGGTCGTACTCTACATGGTGGGTCCGCGCCTGGAATTTGAGATCGGCAAGGCCCCCTTCATCGTGCTCTACGTCTTCACCGCCCTCACCGGCACCCTCGCCGGCCTGCTCTGGCACCCCATGACCCCGGTAGTCGGCGCTTCGGGGGCACTTTTCGGCCTGATCGGATTTTCGGTGGCCTATTATCACCGCATCGGCACCTCCATTGCCATCCAGATGCGCAATTTCTTTTTCCAATGGGCGGTGTTCGCTTTTATTTTCGGCCTGTTTATCGGAGCAGACAACGCGGGGCATCTCGGCGGGGCCGTGGGCGGTGTGATCCTCGGCTTTCTCATGCCTGTTTCTTTTCCCGGGCAGCGCCGCATCGCGCCGGCCCTCAAGGGGCTGGCGACGGTGTGTGTGGTGTTGGTGGCCCTGAGCCTCGGCGGCCTGGTCTTGTCATGGTTTTAG
- a CDS encoding L,D-transpeptidase family protein, with protein MKPVFRPLIFACFAVLMLSAVVHAAPNEPVLRLVADQIEELLPPAPHSEALIGDAWLPLHGELRRFYQERDFAAAWFHEPGDLPQVDSLLRVLHTAVEDGLSTQGYHLSFIHELLRQVQHYRYHNILFDSLSVAQLDVFLSHAFLLHASRLRTGQVDPNDLFAGEWRARLHRPDGVAVLSAALADQNVEGALRNLIPGGQDYLKLREELQRYRLLEKAGGWPEVPPGAVLRRGDADPRVAMLRQRLWMSDDLATLDAEDPQLYRGDIVAAVVRFQRRHGLSPDGAVGPKTLAELNRPIEDRVRQIELNLERRRWLPEDLGARHIAVNIADFSLQVVEQGRVVMHMPVVVGTTQRKTPVFSGRMTYLEFAPYWGVPPTILQKDKLPRIRADRRYLDANHYEIIPWRGPSRDPIHPSEIDWQRTTARTFPGLLRQRPGPWNPLGQVKFMFPNDLDIYLHDTPDRHHFRQQQRTLSSGCIRVERAADLAQFLLEDDPNWDCDRLHQALNASEPKRVMLRRPIAVHLLYFTAWVDGQGVVQFRPDPYERDGVLAVALDKLHERHVQTASSSAEEQIGTRN; from the coding sequence ATGAAACCCGTTTTCCGACCGCTGATTTTCGCTTGTTTCGCGGTCTTGATGCTGTCCGCGGTTGTGCACGCGGCGCCCAATGAGCCGGTGCTGCGTCTGGTGGCTGATCAGATCGAGGAACTGCTGCCCCCTGCGCCGCACAGCGAGGCCTTGATTGGCGATGCCTGGCTGCCTCTGCACGGCGAACTCAGAAGATTCTATCAGGAGCGCGATTTTGCGGCGGCGTGGTTTCATGAACCCGGCGATTTGCCGCAGGTCGATTCGTTGCTTCGCGTATTGCACACCGCAGTCGAAGACGGACTGAGCACCCAGGGCTACCACCTTTCGTTTATCCATGAGCTTCTCCGCCAGGTGCAGCATTATAGATACCACAACATCCTTTTCGATTCGCTCTCCGTGGCGCAACTCGATGTGTTTCTCAGCCACGCCTTCCTGCTGCACGCTTCGCGCCTGAGAACCGGGCAGGTCGATCCCAACGATCTGTTTGCCGGTGAATGGCGCGCGCGCCTGCACCGGCCGGATGGGGTCGCGGTGCTCAGCGCGGCGCTTGCTGACCAGAACGTGGAAGGAGCCTTGCGCAACCTGATTCCTGGTGGCCAGGACTATCTTAAGTTGCGTGAGGAGTTGCAGCGTTACCGTTTGCTGGAAAAGGCCGGCGGATGGCCCGAGGTTCCCCCGGGAGCGGTTCTGCGCCGGGGCGATGCGGATCCCCGAGTCGCGATGTTGCGTCAGCGTCTGTGGATGAGCGATGACCTCGCGACACTTGACGCCGAGGATCCGCAACTTTATCGCGGCGACATCGTCGCGGCCGTGGTGCGCTTTCAACGTCGCCACGGCCTGAGTCCCGATGGCGCAGTGGGACCCAAGACCCTCGCTGAACTCAATCGCCCCATCGAAGACCGGGTGCGCCAGATCGAACTGAATCTGGAGAGACGGCGTTGGCTGCCAGAGGATTTGGGTGCGCGCCATATCGCCGTCAATATCGCCGATTTCAGCCTGCAGGTGGTGGAGCAGGGTCGGGTCGTCATGCATATGCCCGTTGTGGTCGGTACCACTCAGCGCAAAACACCGGTGTTCTCCGGGCGTATGACCTATCTCGAATTCGCGCCCTACTGGGGGGTGCCGCCGACCATCCTGCAGAAGGACAAACTGCCGCGTATCCGTGCCGACCGCAGATATCTCGACGCCAATCACTACGAAATCATCCCTTGGCGCGGTCCTTCGCGCGACCCCATTCATCCCTCCGAAATCGACTGGCAGCGCACCACGGCGCGTACCTTTCCCGGGCTATTGCGCCAGCGCCCCGGACCCTGGAATCCGCTGGGGCAGGTCAAGTTCATGTTCCCCAATGATCTTGACATCTATCTGCACGACACGCCGGATCGCCATCACTTTCGCCAGCAACAGCGTACCCTCAGCTCTGGTTGCATTCGCGTCGAGCGCGCCGCTGATCTGGCTCAGTTTTTGCTCGAAGACGATCCCAACTGGGATTGTGACCGCTTGCATCAGGCCCTAAACGCCTCTGAGCCCAAGCGAGTCATGCTCAGGCGACCGATTGCCGTGCACTTGCTTTATTTCACTGCCTGGGTCGACGGGCAGGGTGTTGTCCAGTTCCGCCCCGACCCTTATGAGCGTGATGGGGTTTTGGCGGTGGCGCTGGATAAGCTGCACGAGCGTCATGTACAGACCGCCAGTTCCAGTGCCGAGGAGCAGATCGGCACTCGCAACTGA